A DNA window from Parabacteroides johnsonii DSM 18315 contains the following coding sequences:
- a CDS encoding NVEALA domain-containing protein, whose product MGKKIIGVIAFAAIAVAAGWNYQQNKQDVELSDLALENIEALARNEGGKNNKALAQKANGEYCCTPLDGNNCTQSPAC is encoded by the coding sequence ATGGGAAAGAAAATCATCGGCGTTATCGCTTTTGCTGCAATCGCCGTAGCGGCAGGCTGGAATTATCAGCAGAATAAACAGGATGTTGAACTCTCTGACTTGGCGTTGGAAAACATCGAGGCGTTAGCAAGAAATGAAGGTGGAAAGAACAATAAGGCATTGGCGCAAAAGGCGAATGGAGAATATTGTTGTACTCCTTTAGACGGTAATAACTGTACTCAATCACCGGCCTGTTAG
- a CDS encoding DUF1573 domain-containing protein, with the protein MNYKWIIWVALVLFSSCKEGKKEQFARLVQEWQGKEIVFPQDMAFTRFVTESVDYRIPDAEYKVLVYVDSVGCTSCKLQLPKWQELIAHVDSATNGNIPFIFVFQSKDDRELRYILKRDNFDRPVCIDRNNRFDELNQFPQDITFQTFLLDKDNKVKVIGNPVHNLAVRDLYLKQITGIQYQEALPKTTLETEQAEYDLGTVKEGTTKKQAVTVRNTGTSVFKLKGFTTSCDCTEATCDWKELQPGESGTVTVSYEAEQPGDFYRTVEIYGNIPNNSLMVSFIGTVK; encoded by the coding sequence CTGTAAGGAAGGGAAGAAAGAGCAATTTGCCCGTCTGGTTCAGGAATGGCAGGGGAAAGAGATCGTGTTTCCACAGGATATGGCGTTCACCCGTTTCGTCACCGAGTCGGTGGACTATCGGATACCCGATGCGGAATATAAAGTATTGGTTTACGTCGATTCGGTCGGGTGTACCAGTTGCAAACTGCAATTGCCGAAATGGCAAGAGTTGATCGCCCATGTCGATTCGGCAACAAACGGCAACATTCCGTTCATCTTCGTCTTCCAGTCGAAAGACGACCGTGAGTTGCGGTACATCCTGAAACGTGACAACTTCGACCGCCCGGTCTGTATCGACCGGAACAATCGGTTCGACGAGCTGAACCAATTTCCGCAAGATATCACCTTCCAGACCTTCCTGCTTGACAAGGACAACAAGGTGAAAGTAATCGGCAACCCGGTGCACAACTTGGCAGTCAGGGATTTGTATCTGAAACAGATAACCGGCATACAATATCAAGAAGCATTGCCCAAAACAACCCTCGAAACGGAACAAGCGGAATACGATTTGGGAACGGTCAAAGAGGGAACAACCAAGAAGCAAGCGGTCACAGTCCGAAATACCGGAACAAGCGTCTTCAAGTTGAAAGGTTTTACCACCTCTTGCGATTGCACCGAAGCAACCTGCGACTGGAAAGAACTGCAACCGGGAGAGAGCGGAACAGTTACGGTCAGTTACGAAGCGGAACAGCCGGGAGATTTTTATCGAACGGTAGAGATATATGGAAATATTCCCAATAACTCGCTGATGGTGAGTTTTATCGGGACAGTTAAATAG
- a CDS encoding NVEALA domain-containing protein, with protein sequence MGKKIIGVIAFAAIAVAAGWNYQQNRNDVKLSDLTLADVEALADKEVGCVNGTQNTRYCFLSNGRYKCDSYWIWNCVTEVNN encoded by the coding sequence ATGGGAAAGAAAATTATCGGCGTTATCGCTTTTGCTGCAATCGCCGTAGCGGCTGGCTGGAATTACCAGCAGAACAGAAACGATGTCAAACTTTCGGATTTGACATTAGCTGATGTAGAAGCATTAGCAGACAAAGAAGTTGGATGTGTAAATGGAACTCAGAATACCCGATACTGTTTTCTTTCCAACGGAAGATATAAATGTGACTCTTATTGGATTTGGAATTGTGTGACAGAAGTTAATAATTAA
- a CDS encoding 6-bladed beta-propeller, protein MGKYIFFHDKQRVWLFACWVFIAFGCLPKEQRFASVPGIEVDVASDTELKLSEYFENFRMLKLPTDTLMGEIKSIKCENNKIYISDGLTLFIFSEEGELISCFEKRGEAPDEYSGISDFVIDGEDIIILDRNQQKTITYDHLGNNISTFHLEYYAQAISPIVNNTFFLYNGFDTGHKLHRIRNWKEDSVFLEVNKDQTGYLFIFAHHNFYQDHDSVYFFQPINDTIYKSVDGGSMDPLLYIDFKGKNIPTSFFSDKKYENVKDFFDNLHKRSYAYGVYSFIRSERFTMFGSFYQKNKKLTLFDHKNKLSNTFGTIKDDVCFKGLTIPISQFIYHANKSGSIIVPLEAYSVVEWRNTHTPSEPFESLINTTREDDNPLLLIFDFKQ, encoded by the coding sequence ATGGGAAAGTATATTTTTTTTCATGATAAACAGAGAGTCTGGCTTTTTGCTTGCTGGGTCTTTATCGCATTCGGTTGCCTTCCTAAGGAACAGAGGTTTGCATCTGTTCCTGGCATAGAAGTGGACGTAGCTTCAGATACAGAGTTAAAATTGTCAGAATACTTTGAGAATTTTCGAATGCTCAAGCTTCCGACAGATACTCTTATGGGAGAGATAAAAAGTATAAAGTGTGAAAATAATAAAATTTATATTTCTGATGGACTGACTCTTTTTATTTTCTCCGAAGAAGGGGAATTAATCTCTTGCTTTGAGAAAAGAGGTGAAGCTCCAGATGAATATTCTGGGATTTCAGATTTTGTGATAGACGGTGAAGATATTATAATATTGGATAGGAATCAACAAAAAACAATAACGTATGATCATTTAGGAAATAATATTTCAACATTTCATCTCGAATACTATGCACAAGCTATTTCACCGATAGTGAATAATACGTTTTTTTTATATAACGGATTTGATACAGGTCACAAATTGCATCGGATTAGAAATTGGAAAGAGGATTCCGTATTTTTGGAAGTAAATAAAGACCAAACAGGATACTTGTTCATATTCGCTCATCACAATTTTTATCAAGATCATGACTCTGTTTATTTTTTTCAACCGATCAATGATACTATTTACAAGTCTGTTGACGGCGGAAGTATGGACCCGCTTCTCTACATCGATTTTAAAGGGAAAAATATACCTACATCTTTTTTCAGTGATAAGAAATATGAAAACGTTAAAGATTTTTTCGACAATTTGCATAAGAGATCTTATGCCTATGGCGTTTATAGTTTTATAAGAAGTGAACGATTCACGATGTTCGGCAGTTTTTATCAGAAAAATAAAAAATTAACCTTATTCGATCATAAAAATAAATTATCGAATACTTTCGGTACAATTAAAGATGACGTTTGTTTCAAGGGTTTGACGATCCCTATATCCCAGTTTATTTATCATGCAAATAAGAGCGGTTCTATCATTGTCCCGCTGGAAGCTTATTCTGTAGTTGAATGGCGGAATACACACACACCGTCTGAGCCATTTGAAAGTCTAATCAATACAACTCGGGAAGATGATAATCCATTGCTTTTGATCTTCGATTTCAAACAATAG